The following nucleotide sequence is from bacterium.
GATGTTTTGCAAAAAATTGGTAACATTATAAAATGATTTTAAATTAGCTAACCAATTGTATTTAATTGGTTATTTAAGATATTTTATCTTTTAACAACCTCGGTGCCAGGCACGCGCAAAACCCCATGATAATCAAATGGATTAGAGTCCGAAAATGAGACTCTTGAGTCCGATTTTGAGACTGTTACGGCACTATTGTGAGACTCTCCAATTTTATTTATCAATCATTTCAACAATTTAGACTTCCACGCGTGCCTGGCACCGGGGCTATAAACCTGTTTCATGAGTGGGAATTTGTCAAGAATTGAGAGTCAACTTCAGCAACAATACCTACCCCAATAGAGCAAGGAAAAACCTGATGGAAAAATAAAGTTAGTTTGTTTTTTACGATGGGTTCTACGCGTGCCTGGCACCGGGGCTACTGAGTGTATCAAGAACAGATTGAATGGTATCAAAAGGTTCGTCTTTATCTGTTAGCTGAATACAATTTACATCTTCCCATTTATAGGGCAATTTTAAAACGGTGCTCTTTTTAATATCGATAATAAAATCTTTACGATCACACATAAACTTCACAAGTTCATTGTTACATTGAAACACCACAATAAAACTTCCAAAGGCACTTTTATGATACTCATGAGCCGCTAAATCCCACTTAGACGCGTGATTCTTTTTGAGAAAGTTATAGAGCTTTTCAATTTGGGTGTCTTTATGCATAGGGAAAAATTTTAGATAAAGGGGGCTAAAAAAGAAAGTCTTTATTTATGCCTAACCCAGCATTTCCCGGCGCCAGGCACAGGTATATTCTCAGTTTAGTGAATACCATCATGAATGGAGAAGAAGATCAGAAAGATACAAACTGAGCCAAGAACAACATATGGGAAGCAGATGATTTGTCGCATATTTAAAAAAATAAGGGAAAACCTGATGAAAAAATAAAATTAGTTTGTTGTTTTACGAGGGCTTCGACGCGTGCCTGGCACCGGGGTTCAAGAGTTGACCCCGTTAACTTGGACTTTGTCCAATAAGTTAACAGCGTCCCTCATTCTTCTTGGAGTTACCCCCTCCGAATATAAAAATCTAAAGGGATTACAGCGAGAAAATCTGCGCGATCACATGACTGATTTGGAACTTATTTTTACTACGTTAGGCGAAGCCTCAACAACAGCCATTGCTCGCACCGATGATGCGGTGGGTTTTGAACAAAATAAATCAGCTGCAGTTCGAGGTGGACGTGTTGCCGGCAACGCCAGAAAAGAGTTGGAAACCCAAACGGGTAAAAATGTGGTAACAAAACAGAATTACCTGGGGTTGAAAGCAAAACCGGTTTTATTAAAGGAAGCTTTAAAGAAGAAAACTAAAAAGTAGTGAGACTGGCACCGGGGCTATTTAAAACGGTTATATGCGCGTTAGGCACCAGGACTAAGGACCATGTACCTCAATCTGGCAGTTTTACCCCCCAGTTTTAAAGCCCTCATCTTTTCACTTACATACAAACTACCTGAAATTATTAGCCTTATTATTCGTGGTAACTGGCCTTTGTTTTGCAAAATAAACAGCTGACAAGGGCTAGTTTTATACCAACAACCTTAGAAACTAAAAGAAAGCGATTTTTTATGAAAAATTTTATCCACTCATTAATAATGGCCACATTTATTTTTGGTATGTCCAATCAATCCATGGCTGGCTCGCAAAATGAAACTCCAAAAATGATCAAAACCCAAGGTTTTAGAACAACAGTCCCGGCAATTAATGGGGCTGAGCTAAGTCTTTATACCAACAATAAAAAGGTAAGTTGTGAGTGCGCCTATGCTATTGAAAGAACTTTTGAATGTGTAGTGGATGGTAGCAAATTTAATGATTTTAATAATACCTTTGGTTCAGATGTTATTAGTGGGAATCAAAATGAAAGCTTTAACAGCGCAGCAGAAGGTGGCTTTTCTTCTGTTACACTTGAATACAAAAAAGATGCAACATGGTTTGCAGTTCCTTGGGCAGGCCCTTTTTTGTATGAATATGGTCCTCAAAAACTGGAACATTTTACAATCGCTGGTTCGTGCAGCGATATTGGCTTAAGAGTTGATAACCAAGCCACTGGTTCCACTTGCGAATCGTGTCATACATCATGTGTTGCAAACAGCCCCGATAAAAAAGCTTATCAAAATGCCATGCAAGACTGCATAGCGCGTTACACTCAATTTTGTAATGCAGGCACCATTAAAATAAATACTGAATTTCAGGACAAAGTAAATAGTTGCTCGGAAGAATAAACGTGTGACAAGCAGGTACTACGCGTGCCCAAACCTGCTTGGCAGAGGGGCTATTTTTTTATCTGCGCCAACACGTATGGTTAAACAATAACAGATTCAAATAAAGGGTTAGTTTTGTCCCAGGTTTGAGCTTCTTCTAAGGTAGGTTTACGCAGCTCTCCTGTGGTAATCCATTGTGTTACCTAAGCATTAAGGGTCAACTCTTGAAACTTGAAAATCAATGGGCCTAGTAGCGAGGTAAACCTGTCCGCTGTCACGACCTGACCCCAATAATTACACGCCACACACCAGCTACCTGGCTTTGTCTACCAACCCCCAAAAACGAATGAAAATTTATACGGAGTATGTGACCACAACCGCTCCCCATGAAGCCGATGAAAAAGACCCAAAGATGAGTAATGAATTGGGAATAGGAAGCGATGCTTTCCTCGCCAAACTCAACAAAATCAAAAACAAAATGAAGCGAAAATTGAAGTAAAACTATTTAGTTTTCATGTGGTTCCACGCGTGCCTGGCACCGGGGTTTTTACCCTTTCAAAAACAATAATGCTTATTAACTGGAAGTTTGCCCGTAAAATGAACAAGCTTAAAAAAAGAAGAGGTCACTTTTGGCTAGACCGGTATAAATGTATTCCCGTTGAAAGCGATGAGTATTGTTTAGCACTGATGCGTTATATTAATCGCAACCCACTAAGAGCAAAAATGATTACTGAATGTGGCGAGTGGAAATGGAGTGGGTATCATTATTATGCAAACGGAGAACCCAATGATCTCATTACTCCACATACTTGCTACTTGGGTTTGTCGCGTGATCCCGAAAAAAGAAAAAAGGAATATACCAGCTTCGTTAATACAACCATGAATGGAGAAGAAGATCAGAAAGATCCTAAAATGAGCCAAGCACAAGACTTAGGAAGCAGATGGTTTAACGTGCATCTCAAAAAATTAAGGGAAAACCTGATGAAAAAATAAAATTATTTTATTATTTATCAGTGGCTTCCGCGCGTGCCTGGCACCGGAGCTATCCGCGCGTGCCTGGCACCGGGGCTATCATTGCTCTTGAATTAATCTAGTAATCTTTTTACTCAAAAAAGAAATCGCTACTATCCCGAGAAAAAAAGAAATCACAAACAGCGGCAAAGTAAGAGCTACAACTCCAATATCACCGGGATCGTCACAAACGTAGCCAAACATGAGGATTTGGCAGTCTATATTTAAACGTGCGGAAGCAACACAAGAGCCAAAATTAATAAGAAAATAAATTAAGAGAGAAAATTTTAAAAAGTTTTTAGAAATTACCTTATGCAAAAGCCATATACAAATTACAGCCAAGAGTGGACCAATAAATCCAAATAAGTAGTAGTGGATAAAATCGTTATACCAATAGCTTTGGCAAAGAAATTGAGTCATTAGGTTTTATAGTAACACGCTATTTATTCAATTAAAATCATTTAGTTTTCCAAGCTTCAAAAGCTACCCTCGTTACCCTTCAAAAAATTAAGGGAAAACCTGATGAAAAAATAAAATTATTTTATTATTTATCAGTGGTTTCCGCGCGTGCCTGGCACCGGGGCTATATCAGTGGCTTCCGCGCGTGCCTGGCACCGGAGCTATGGCACCGGAGCTAGTTACTTTTTATTCAGAATATACGTGAGTTCTTCTAGGCCATTGCATATTATATCCATGAAATCTTTTATTGATCTTATATAAATATGAGAAATTTTTTTCTAAAAAATTTAGATTAAATTCATCAGGAATAACTTCTAACCAATTACTAATAGAATTAATAAATTGTCCTAACTCATAATATATAATCTTTTGATCACATTTTCCGTCTAAAATTTCACTAGCAATTAGATTTAAAATTTGGGCCATTCTGTCAGTAGCACCTTGATCAATAGGACCTTCTGCAAATAAAGAAGAAAAAGGAAGTTCATGTATATCCATCCCCTCAGCATGCATAAAATGGCCATGTGAAGCTCCGCTTGACTCGGAACTTCCTTGAAATATTTTTTTCCATTCTTCTATGTCTTCTTTTTTCAACGAAGAGTAGAATAAATCGATTAGCTTTAAGCTGTTCTCCAATTTTCTTTGACCTTGTGCAGTAACATAAGTCTTATAGGCAATTATTGCTCCAATTATCAACAAGCTCGTTTTAAGCCAATCTTGTTCTATCAAAGATTTTAAATTAGAAAAAAAATTAATAAAAAAATGACACATAATCATCTTAACAAACTGAAGATGTCTTCGCCGATCAAATTAAAATGTTATTCAGAATTAATATTCTTTATATAGTCATCCGCAATTTGCAAAATTTCATCAAAAGTAAGAATTTCAATATTTTGTAAGCTATTTCTTAACTTTGTAAAATCCCGTTGTAATACACTCACCCGTTTTTTATCCAAGTCTCTTGAGGCCAGTTTAGCATGTGATGATATTATAATAATTCCACGTGGATGATACAGATTTTCTTCTTCGGTTGATTGAGTAATTTTTGAATTATCTTCTGGATTTTGGAAACGACGCTGAACAATAGCATCCATGTAGTTCATAGTTTGGATTATCGACCTGCTTAGTTCCGAAGAAAAACTGAAATTTTTATGAGATTCATCCCAACATACTGCATTTTTTAAATGTGTTTTAATTTCTATAATATCCAAACCATTATAGTGATTAATCCCTATAAAATCCGGATATTTTTTATCACTATGAATATTTACCAACTCTATTTTTGGATAAATTTTTTTATAAGAAAACACTAAATAAAGCAGATATCGTTCAAAATATTTCTGCCATATATTTTCTAATTGTTTAATTTCATTTGGGGTATCTGATATCTCTGCAATTATTTTTCTCGCCTTTTTGGATTTTATATCATTTTTCCCCAGCGCTAATATTTTTCGCCCCAAACGAATAATATCTCTCAATTTTTCTTTAATAAAATATTCATCAAGGGACTTAAGAAATTCTTTCGGAAAAACTTCATCTCTTATCATTTTTTCGGCAAGCCTAGACAAGTTTTGAATATCATTTTCATCTATATATTTCTCATAATCCTTTCTTCTTTTTTTAGTCTTTAAATTAAAGCGCTCAATTAGAAAAGAAAAATCACCCTTATCTGTAGTCGTAACCTCTTTAGGAATGTTATTTGTATATCTTACTTTTAATTTATTAATTAAATATGTCTCTAGCCTATTCTTGCTTGACTTGCCTTTAAAATAAACTTCTTTACTGTCATTAATAAGATTAAGGATAATTTCTTCTTGTATAACTAAAAATCCTCTTTTTGCATAACGTCTTATTTCAGATCCTATTTTAGTAATTTTTATTTTATGAAAAATTTCATCATTTATACTCAAAACTCTTTTGATATAATCAAAATATTTAAAGTCATAATTGATTCCTCGCTTTGCATATATCAGTTTTAATAGATCTATTTCTGAATCAATCTCAAAAGTTGGCCTATTATTTCTTTTTTCATATTTATTATCTGCCCTATTAAAGAAAATAATATTTAATATATACTTATTATTTTCTTTAATAAGAAGATCACCTGCGGGGCAAGAAATTCTATCCGATTTAAAAACTATGCTTGGCCAGCTTAGCCCTTCAAAAAATTTCCATATCTCATCTGATTGGCCTGGCATAGTCATTCATCTTTATTAAAAAAATTATTTATTACGTACATTAAGTTCGTTTAAAATTTCTTTTTTAACTTCCTTTATTAACATGAGTACTTCATTTTCGTCTTGATATTCTTTATTACTTCGCCAATTTTCTTCCCCTCCACCGGACATAATAATGCCTCTTACAATTTTCAAATCTTTCCACTGATCAATTTGATACGAATACCTACCATTATACTTAAAAAGACCATGGTCGATATAGTTTCGTCTTTTATGAATCGTGGCAATAGCTAATTCTTTTAAATGATTAATCGCATCAAATTCTCTTTTATAATCATGAATAAATATGCGTGCAATACATTCACCAGCTCCTCCAGAAGAAAGAACACATTCTAATAAATTTTCTTTAACCCATTTATGGATAGTTGCAATATATCCATCCCTCTCAAGGGCATCTATTTCTTGAAAATTATCATCAGTCATTTTTATTTATCCTTGGAAACAATCTATTCAAACTCCCAAAACCTCATCCCCCACAAACCTTACAAGCCACACCCCCACGCCGATAAGCTTCACTCCGCGAAATAACAATACAATTCCGTGTGCATTTTTGTCCCCAATGGCAACTGAGTTTATGCACTTTTCCATTACTCACATTAAAATAAACCTGTGTATCGGTTTGCGCGGGAATTGCCGTAAAAAACGTGGCTAATAAAACCCAAACAAATATAATTTTGCGAGCATGGTTTAGCATGTTGCCCCTCACCCCAAAGCTCTAACCTGCCCTCCAAAAATATCAATGTAAAATTAGTAGAAATCTCTTTTATTTTTAAGCAGTTGGATAATTTTTTATCCTAGAGGATTATACTTACTCAAAGGGGCTTGAATGGCACTTATACCAACATATCCATTTACATTTTTACTGTAATTTCAAATAACTACTTTATGCATTTAAAAGCTATTCCCTTATACCGGGGTTCTCACCCGCAGCCCATTACAAATTTATTTTGCATGCTTGGCAACGTAAAGGAAACACGGCTTACAGCATGCCTGGCTTATCTTATTGCTTTGTACCCTAAACACATTGGCAAACTGTTTACACCACCTCAAGAAACCATTCAAAAAATTAGTGTAGAAATTAAAGAAAACGAAACCGATCGATACGACATTGTAATAGAAACCAATTTTTCTCTTATTATTTTAGAAGCTAAACTTGGCCTTAACCAATTGAGCCAACAAATTACGCGTTACATTAAAAATTTAAAAAGTAAGAAAAAAATTATTTTATACCTTTTAGATAGCGGCTCACACGGCGCTAATACTTGGATTAGACATCTCCCTAAAAAAACAAAGCAACTGTCAATACTGTGGAGCGATGTACATGCTTATCTTGTAGATTTTTTAAAAACAAAAACTGCAAAACAAAACACCATTGGCTGGGCTTTAGCACAAGAATTTTTAAAACATTTGGAGGCAAACGCTATGACAGCACAAAATACAAAAGAAGTTTACGTAAGAGATATTAGTGGAGAATCTATTTCGATGCTTTTTAAAGATAGAATCTACCGTTGCCAACCCCAATTTTATGCCTCGGCCTTGGGTAACCGTTACTTTGCCCCTTACTTTACAACCAATGCCCCTCAAGATTTTTCTAAAAATTCGTTAATTAGAATTGAAAAAGGTATTTCATGGATGTTTCCCATTAAAGAAATGCAAAAAATTAGAACAAAAG
It contains:
- a CDS encoding DUF4263 domain-containing protein; the protein is MPGQSDEIWKFFEGLSWPSIVFKSDRISCPAGDLLIKENNKYILNIIFFNRADNKYEKRNNRPTFEIDSEIDLLKLIYAKRGINYDFKYFDYIKRVLSINDEIFHKIKITKIGSEIRRYAKRGFLVIQEEIILNLINDSKEVYFKGKSSKNRLETYLINKLKVRYTNNIPKEVTTTDKGDFSFLIERFNLKTKKRRKDYEKYIDENDIQNLSRLAEKMIRDEVFPKEFLKSLDEYFIKEKLRDIIRLGRKILALGKNDIKSKKARKIIAEISDTPNEIKQLENIWQKYFERYLLYLVFSYKKIYPKIELVNIHSDKKYPDFIGINHYNGLDIIEIKTHLKNAVCWDESHKNFSFSSELSRSIIQTMNYMDAIVQRRFQNPEDNSKITQSTEEENLYHPRGIIIISSHAKLASRDLDKKRVSVLQRDFTKLRNSLQNIEILTFDEILQIADDYIKNINSE